In Cydia pomonella isolate Wapato2018A chromosome 12, ilCydPomo1, whole genome shotgun sequence, the sequence TGTTGTACATTAAGATTAAAAACCTCTATTATCcttgtatgatatttttttgtggCCAACCAAAGTTTTGGTTTTGGCTGAAACTAGAGCAAATCCGAACCTTTAAAGTTATACAATAGTATTTTTCTCAACAGTAAGCTATATTTGCTCTGTACACCaacgtatataaataaatctgtaaaacacagtataaataacTGCCATTGTAATCTGCACAATCACTCTTAATTTGTTATACAGTAAGATATAATTATCATTGATGAGATGAAGGTTGTATTGTTACTAGCATGTTAATATGTGACATCATAGTGTTCAGAGTCTATTAGGCGGGTCCAAACAGAGtgaacatacgcgcgaggcaatttgcTCACGAATTAACCGGCCTGTGTAGACGTACCTCGGCCAAGGCGGcacgcgcgttttcctcgcctgagctccccgcctcagccgaggcaagtctacactggccagtttgtgcgtgaggacATTGCCTCGAGCGTatgctcgttctgtgtggacccacctaTTCACTTCTCCTGGAAGATTTTGTCTagatcagtggtgggcaaagtacggcctgCGAGCCAGCTCTGGCCTGCGAAAGGATTTTATCCGGCCCATCAAAGGTCCTTTAAATAactatagtctattttttttatcccgtagactaaatgacatttcatgtgttgctggtattgtattgtattcgggcgattttccgcaactcgacgacttgcgcctattttgcgtgatatgttgggggtgggctagtcctgccagcccagctcctcgaggaatcctatcaaacctttaatgttgagtaggacctcggggaggtctctcggagatctgagatgtttagccctgtatggagtcactccgctgcattccagcaccacgtgagaggctgtttcttctgtctccatgcatccttggcacaggggactgtctgtgacacctgttgtgaaaagatgtttattaaatagtccatgacctgttatgacactggttaccatactcagtcggaccttccctagttgcaggagcgcccttgtgagcatTTTTctgttgatgccaggcatggcttcttttgcctgtctgcatccagtctggttcagccagtgttctgtgtgtagtttccctgtacgtgccagcagcattgagcgtaccttgctaaacggtatcggaaaaatcggttccggaccaatcgcccccgcattggatccttgcctggcaagctcgtccgcagcatcgttaccccgggatccactgtgtcccttgatccattgtagtgtgatcttgttattatgacatacctccattagtcgttcgtggcatttgtgtataagtttggatgtaactatatggctatttagagccatgaAGACTGCTCTACTGCTGGAgggtatgcggatggaggatcctactaccttccttgcagtgatggcagccgccattattatgatgcccatgcactcagcttggaataccgagttacgggctcctagcggagtggtgattgacatgttcaggtcttctgagaaggttccagagcccgatccgctgtctgttttggacccatcagtgaagattctcagctcccggggattgaggatgtgttgctggttttttacgtcttataaatagtgatgtgctacaaccggtactaaccgaaaataaactattgagagttacttatataggcatgtaacaccattttgaggcatttagaaagtttgtatccaggtctaaacacaatatttctaatatttaaaagcgattttattgtaagattaacagtCACCTTGAAGCTCATAAAtctcataatgcaatttttaaatgtttgagtggattagtagtgagtagattttatttattatttacttcctatcatgtagtgagtagatttcattaattgtttattttggatctaaaattaatttaatatttattggttattcacaaaccgaaatcaaagatcagccctatttgttttaagctggtcacattatttctgcGTTTGAAATTTGaggttgtcattttagtctacggaataaaagaaCAGACTACAGGCccgtgaaataataaaaatgcattattGCTGCAAGTCTGGCCCTCATCTGAATTTTCTTTAACTTTCTGGCCTCCCAttgaaagtttgcccaccactggtctAGATGATGCAAGGGCACTGTTGTTTATTCTTcatgaattaattttgtaccTAGTAAGGGTTATTTTGTATGTTCTCTACAGTTAATACCAATATAATATCAACATTTCCTTGCTGATTATTACATCTGGATGCTGTACCCATAGAGGTGAATGAAAATGCATAATGTACATATTGAAGTATTAAGTAACCTATTATATCATAACTCGAATACTATAATCCGGACTTCTGTAATGACTAGGACTTGTTTTTCACGCgtttaagcaaataaatgagGGTTTGATGGCACATTTTTATGAACATATGTGATGGTAAACACGGTACCTCAAAGACGCCGAGACAGCGGCCAAGCTTGCCGATGACACCAGCCTCCTCCAGCACCTCCCGCATGGCCGTCACTGACGGCTCCTCCTCGGGCTCCACGCCGCCACCCGGCACTATCCAGTTGTCCGGCCGCCGAGATGATGTCACTAGCAACACCTGCCACAAACACACCGATTTTTCACGTTTCGAAACAAAATGGTGAACCTCCTCAAACAAATAACGCTAGTTAATAATGTAGTGTATTATTTTCTTCACGCTGACCTCCGTTTCGGCGTCGGATCGCACGCATATACAAGCCGCACGGCGTCGGAAACCTTCCTCATCGTAGATCCGGATCGAATTTGGCTTCTCCTTCACCATTTCGAGTAAACACGTAAACGCGAACGAAACAGACGATCACGAACGAAAAACGGACATcaaatataaagaaaattatCAACCGAACGAAATTTTTTAGTGATCAACAAACGCCATAACTGAGGTATCCTGTGATAAACGTATCCATTTTCGACTAATTGAAGAGTTACACAACGTACATGTAAAATGAAACTATAATAACGATAACACTACAATTAGAGCAATATTTCAGCTATAACTAGCTCTTGATCGCGTATTTCGAGCCCATGTTGAATGGTGCCTGACGTTTTCTTTACGAAAATCGAAATAGGTTTTGGAAAGCAAAAGCAAGGGACTATCAGCTGACAGCCGGAAGAAGGAAACAAGGTTGCCATGCCACGCTTGTAGGGGCTTGCAATGTTGCTAGCGTGGCATCAGACCACTCGGACAATCGAGTCGAGAATTTGAGCTATTGTCatctttgtctctaattgccaaaaatgtttgaattattttttaccatcccagtattgtaaacgatgtgctgttATTTCGTGAATGGGAAAACGACTCTTGCTCAGGGCAGACGGGCAGACGTCGGGCCCAACATCGGACCCGTTAGCACGTGGATTAGTATGTCGTCAGGACCCACGGCCTTCCGGTTGCGAAGACAATTTTGTACCTCGTCTGGTTTAATAGGGGCAACAAGATTAGGGGGCAGTTCTGGAGGAGAGACATTTGCGTGTTGCGTGTTCAGCAACTCGTTAAAGTAGCTAGTAGCTACGCCACCTATCCTTTACTTGGAATACGTCGCAAACCAAAGTGCCGTTGGAGTCAGTAATACATAGACATTTGGTTATGTCTTGTGTTGACTTCTCCCGGGCCTTTGCCAAGCGAAAGATGGATTTTTGGCCCTCTTTGGTCTCCAATACGTCATACAATGGTGACAATTGGTCTTGCCGGGCTTTGGCAACGGCTCGTTTTGCGGCACATTTGGCTGCTTTATACGATTCGCGGTCTTCAGGGGATTCGGTCTCTTGCCACTTTTTAAAAAGTGTCTTCTTCTCTCGAACTGCCTCCTGCACTGTCATTCCACCACCACGTCTCCTTGTCGATGACGCGGCCTTCCTTGGAAGTGCCGAGCACCCGTTTACCCAGTGCGCTGACTGCTGACTGAATCTTAGAGCACTGACTATTAGCGGACTCTTCCTCGCTTGGGCGTAAATCTAAAGTTAGAGCGGCCTAGTGGAATTCATCCCCTTTTGGTCCATATAGCAGCCACCACTTAGTTCTGGGCCTACGTCGCTCGGGTACTTTCTTCTTCGGTATTATCAATATGTCCATGACAAGGATGCGGTGTTGCGATGTGAGGCTTTCGAGTTTCGCAGTTAGACACTTTGGCGATTTGGCTCCTTCTTATGAGGTAGTCTATCTGGGTGGAGTGTGACCCACTCTTGTATTGTAGGTTATGAGGTGCTCAGGTTTCTTTTGTAAGAAAGTGTTCACGACTGCTAGATCTGATACAAGACAGGTCCTAAGAATTGAATTTCCCTCTGCGTTTGCACGATCATAGCCGTAGCCCCCGTGGACACGTTCAAACCCCCGTGAGTCGTCACCTACATGCCCGTTCAAGTCTCCACACACGATTATGCTCTCTGAATTTGGAATGCAGCGCAGGACGTCTTCGAACTTATCCCAGAAGGCCTCTTTCTCTGATTGCTGGCAACCGACTTGGGGAGTATAAGCACCTATAAGATGTGTGACAGCACCTTCTATCAGTAGCTTCACCCGAATGAGTCGATCGCTCAACCTATCAACTTCAAGGGGACCTTTCTGGAACTCTTTAGACAGTACTGCCGCTACGCCATTCTTCCCTGAAGGAGACCCGCTGTAAATCAGCTTGTATCCCTGACCGATCTCACGTGACTTGTTCCCCTTCCAACGAGTCTCTTGTAGGAATGCTGCATGCACCCTGCGTTTCATCAGCACGTCTGCTAGTTTTCGGCAGCGGCCTGTTAGAGAACCTATATTCCAGGTGGCAAAGCAGAGTTTCACTTTAGGTACTTGCGTCTTTAACCGTGCCCGTACTTGACACGGTAGCCCTAGTCCACTTGTCGCAGGTGTAGGGCGATGAGCCTGCGCGTCGTTATGCAGCGACGCCCTAGCCATAGTACCCAAAACTTTATCCGACATTTGCATAATAATTGACAGGTTTGTAGTATTAGTTTAGTAGTCCAGCAGGGTGCACCACGAGCAGGAGAGGTTGGCTAGGATTCGCAAGATGTTATTTGAACCCCTTACACCCCAAAACCCTTAAATTATATTAGCTCTtaaattgtctgatcaaatTAGGTTATGTGGACGCGAACTGCAATTTGGCTCGCCAATTCGATTCGACACAAGATGAGATTGACACCAATTTATTTTCTAATCaaatcggtcgatttgatcatctcgtctggactggccttgaAATTGTCTATGcttttgattttttatattgtttgacGGTGAATGCAGTTAAGCCAGTTATTTCAAAAATTTGATAGATGAGGTTGAGGTTGTTTGTTACTTTGTTTCAATTctaattttgttttagtttttttcagGTCAGGAATGGGTAAGTTATGAAATCAATTCTTGAATATTTTACTTCTTCGCATTCGTGAGTTTGTAATAGATTGAATAGCCTTGTCAAATCCGTTTGTTATTTGGTTTTTAGATACAAGCTTCGACTTAGTAGCTCTACTGAAGCAGCAACCTACAGCGAAGAAGAGTCACAAAATAAGGCCTGCGCAGTTTGTGAGCGTAGCGGGAGGGGTACTGTCTAACATTTAATATGTGTTGTTTGTGTTGTGTCCCCCAGTAttcttaaaacattaaaatgcaTGCGGTAGGTGAACAAGGCCCATTTACTCGTCTGAACTTTGTGTTATTTTCGAACACTTATTCGTTAACCAATACGTGAAGATTTGCgaattaagtataaatataattgattacatatttttattagatacaCAAAGTTCAGATCTAAAGTATGTTTGCATCAGTAAGTAAGTTTTGATTACTATTTCTCTTGATAGTTTAAAAACTGACTGAACTTGATTGCAGGTCCAAAAGAGATTGCAGACTAATATCAAGAATAGAAAGAGCAGTCGCTTGTCTGTCTTTGACAGAATCAGAAATATCACAAGATGTGAGAGCCCCAAGGCATCAAATCTTTCCGATGCCCAGCAGAAAACACTGCACAGAAAACAGCAGTTGGAGAAATGGAAAGAAGAGAAGGACAAGAAGAAAAAGGAGACTGCAAGACAGAAAAAAAAGCCGTTTGTTGCTGCAGTTTCTCAGAGAAGGACATTTGGACCTCCACCACCTCCCCCTAAGCCTATGCCGAGCACTTCAGGACGAGTCACGAGGTCCCAAGCTCGACAAAAAACTGAATCAAAGCCCTTGAATGCACAATCAAAATCCTTTGCACCAAGTAATGCTACTTTTAAACCTTCTATCTTCTTAAAGACTGAAGCTCCTACTCTGGCacctgtaaacaaaaaaaaagccaGGAACCCAAAACATAACATAACTTTTGAACCTGTGCTACCCAAAAATTTGCATAAAGAGACCAAAACTACTCAAACTACAAGAGCCGAACCAGTTGCAAAAAAATCAATAGTAGATAACAAGAAAAAGCCAAATGAAAAAACCAAAGCTAAAATGCTAGTAAAACCACCACCGCTAAAACAAAAGATGTTCCAAAGCAGTTCATCTAGCAGTGATATGGAACTGCCCAGTGAACAAAGAAGTAGGCCAAGCctacaaaaatcaaaaaaacCAGTGCCAGTGGTGCAAGCCTCTACCTCCCAGGATTCAGCTTGTGAATTACAAGAGACTGCATCTATGTCATCCTGCATCTATGTCAAAGACTCGCAAGATGCCTTAATGTCCCAAGACTCACAACATACCTCAATGTCCCAAGACTCAGAAGATACCTTAATGTCCCAAGGCACAGCATCAATTTCATCACAAGATGAACTAAGTACTCCCAAAAATAAGGTCCCTAAGAGTGAGTCTAGTTCGGAAGAAAAGCTTCGTTCTCCCAAGGCACTTGATATGCCGCTGACTCCAGAACAGATTGCAGAGGTGGCAAAGAATATCAGCCCATGTGTCACAATGTCACGAGGAAAGGATAATGCCAGGAAAGagagaatgaaaaaactaaaagaaggtattgtttttacaagctttagtTTAGTTGGTTTGCTTTATCACTTTCTTTAAAGAGAGTTACTATAAATTAGAGTGTATTCTGTATTATGTAACAGGGATGATCTAATGATGAGACCTGAAGGTGGACATTGTAACTTTGCACCAAATAAGAGGACACCATTGAGTTTGGCCCCTTTAGAAACCTTGAGTATAGTTAATGATTTATGAATTTAgctgttttgtaaaaaaatctgCTAAGTAAGTTTGACACTAATACTAGATTTGGTATTCTGAATTTTCATTTGCTGTCAGTTCACTTATATAAATGCCGCCAATAGCCcggtccacacagagcaagcaGACGCACTAGGCAATCTCCTCGCGTACAAACCGGCACGGCAAAAAGAGGCACATCTACATTTGTcttctcgctctgtgtggacccggctaattaaTTTAACTTCTTATTTCTTGAATAAAATCCTGGAATcctattaaccctttgaacgccacggcCGACCGTGCTCGGCGCATCTCCGTAAACCTTGCATGCATGAAGGTTGTTATTGGGCTGTGGACGCACgagtcagttgacgtctttggcggtcaaatgGTTAAACTGGTGAACATTGTTCAGTATATGCCTATTATAAGTTTAATTAATCACACCAGGACTGTTGGATGAGGATAACAGCAACATGCAAAGCGTGAAATACTTCAGTCAACAGCTGAACTGTGAGATCACTCGCATTACTGCCATGTGCGAGACTTGGGACCAGATCTTGGCTCAGACTGTACTGCCGGAGCCAATTCAGGTTTGTGATTACTCTCAAACTTATCTCAAATATATCTCGCAGTCCCTTAGCCACAGTTGCGGATAGGGTAGATGGTGCTTTCTGGCAATATTGGAAAAATCTTCATGTGTGTCATAGAATTAAAcgtatatgtaattatataaattgtaattaaatttaaagcttTTTAAAAAACAGGAGGAATGTACTACTATATTAcactactattactactattagtTATTTATAGAAACTCTTGACATGGTCATTTACTTCAGAAAAATAGCATGTGTGACTTTGTCAAATATAGGGACCTCATATAAACAAATATACGAGACCTGAACTGAAAacactaataataattaataatataaaaactatttacttaGTGTTTTGAGTTAGACCTCGGGTGATTCACAAAAAGGCTAAGAGAAATTAGCTTTAAATAAGCTTTGAAATCTTTACCACTCAAGCAAAACTTAACTCGCAAACTTTCCAAAAAGACTTCCTTTACGTCctgtaatttttttcc encodes:
- the LOC133523305 gene encoding diphosphoinositol polyphosphate phosphohydrolase 2, yielding MVKEKPNSIRIYDEEGFRRRAACICVRSDAETEVLLVTSSRRPDNWIVPGGGVEPEEEPSVTAMREVLEEAGVIGKLGRCLGVFENREHKHRTEVYVMTVTQELAEWEDARLMGRKRQWFSIDDALAQLALHKPIQRHYLQQLRRSRKPDPDGS
- the LOC133523306 gene encoding disks large-associated protein 5 isoform X1 codes for the protein MDTSFDLVALLKQQPTAKKSHKIRPAQFVSVAGGVQKRLQTNIKNRKSSRLSVFDRIRNITRCESPKASNLSDAQQKTLHRKQQLEKWKEEKDKKKKETARQKKKPFVAAVSQRRTFGPPPPPPKPMPSTSGRVTRSQARQKTESKPLNAQSKSFAPSNATFKPSIFLKTEAPTLAPVNKKKARNPKHNITFEPVLPKNLHKETKTTQTTRAEPVAKKSIVDNKKKPNEKTKAKMLVKPPPLKQKMFQSSSSSSDMELPSEQRSRPSLQKSKKPVPVVQASTSQDSACELQETASMSSCIYVKDSQDALMSQDSQHTSMSQDSEDTLMSQGTASISSQDELSTPKNKVPKSESSSEEKLRSPKALDMPLTPEQIAEVAKNISPCVTMSRGKDNARKERMKKLKEGLLDEDNSNMQSVKYFSQQLNCEITRITAMCETWDQILAQTVLPEPIQELVLTAVGQARLLMSQKFQQFARLVEQCARPIPGESLVTPADLHGFWDMVFMQVENVDMRFKNLEELRLRDWIEEQKPEPKKVVAKPAAKKAAKPTGGPSRLREMIAAARKAKKVQESQSEIPESEKSEPAASPETKTFEAGFFRISSPIKRDSPAPATPSDKASLLKTVLSSEAKKSVSKNSTSFAMLRASLMSKNMNIDGVSPLMQTPTLAPVDLQATPARSILKQRGAGSNKPDKLKTVLFHDDSSSPTSYTSCGKETEAGEPGIAPLPADDKENTATPKQASARKSRLVRQNAEERSSPVMTRSRRRSVQAPLPASDHALHRRTTRKSAQTPLVESDTNVQDKRSTRKKQVQAQETETPKRSTWSRKSAPTV
- the LOC133523306 gene encoding disks large-associated protein 5 isoform X2, which encodes MHAVQKRLQTNIKNRKSSRLSVFDRIRNITRCESPKASNLSDAQQKTLHRKQQLEKWKEEKDKKKKETARQKKKPFVAAVSQRRTFGPPPPPPKPMPSTSGRVTRSQARQKTESKPLNAQSKSFAPSNATFKPSIFLKTEAPTLAPVNKKKARNPKHNITFEPVLPKNLHKETKTTQTTRAEPVAKKSIVDNKKKPNEKTKAKMLVKPPPLKQKMFQSSSSSSDMELPSEQRSRPSLQKSKKPVPVVQASTSQDSACELQETASMSSCIYVKDSQDALMSQDSQHTSMSQDSEDTLMSQGTASISSQDELSTPKNKVPKSESSSEEKLRSPKALDMPLTPEQIAEVAKNISPCVTMSRGKDNARKERMKKLKEGLLDEDNSNMQSVKYFSQQLNCEITRITAMCETWDQILAQTVLPEPIQELVLTAVGQARLLMSQKFQQFARLVEQCARPIPGESLVTPADLHGFWDMVFMQVENVDMRFKNLEELRLRDWIEEQKPEPKKVVAKPAAKKAAKPTGGPSRLREMIAAARKAKKVQESQSEIPESEKSEPAASPETKTFEAGFFRISSPIKRDSPAPATPSDKASLLKTVLSSEAKKSVSKNSTSFAMLRASLMSKNMNIDGVSPLMQTPTLAPVDLQATPARSILKQRGAGSNKPDKLKTVLFHDDSSSPTSYTSCGKETEAGEPGIAPLPADDKENTATPKQASARKSRLVRQNAEERSSPVMTRSRRRSVQAPLPASDHALHRRTTRKSAQTPLVESDTNVQDKRSTRKKQVQAQETETPKRSTWSRKSAPTV